AGCGTTTTATCCAATATTTCGCCAATCAACAGGTAATTGGTATTTGAGTACCTATATTTTTTATCAGGTGCAAAATCGGCAGGGGTGTCTAGGATCAAATCAAGCGATTCTTTGGTATTTTTTGAATAATCGTTTTCCCAAAAACCCGGAAAATCGGTGTAATTCGGAATTCCGCTCCGATGTTGCACCATCATTCTTAAGGTGATTTTATCAGCGTTTTCAATTCGTCCCATAAGCTCCGGCATATAATCTGCAAGCGTTTTGTCTAAAGACAACCTGTTGTCATTTACTAATTTTGCTACGGCAACAGCAACGTATAACTTGCTGATGCTGGCAATCCTGAATAAAGCTTTGGGGTTGGCAGGAGTTTTATTTTTTCGATCCTGCCAGCCAGCCGCATAAAATTGAGGTGGCTTTCCAGCTTGGTCTACATAAACTATGATTCCGTCCAACCCGTAACCAATAGCATCGTTGACCTGTTCCTGAACCGTGTCAGGTAATGGGGTTAAAAGAATCCTTAGTAAAATCCATGGTACAAAGTATAGTGAACCGATGCTTGCCATAATAAATATGATTTTGAGTATTCCTTTGGTTTTTTTCATTTCAAGGCTTTTAGTTAGGCCGATATTTAAAAATAATATGCTTTGTACTTCCTCTAAATCCAAAATCAAGTCTCATTTCAATGCCCTGGTACCGTATTCTACTTTACCTTTAAATTGAGTTGTTCTGAACTTTTTCTACTTCAGAGAAACAGAATTCTTTAAATTTTTGACCTTTGGGGTTCAATAATTTCCCCGCTATCGACATTTTTCGAAATCCATTTCAATCCGAACAAAGGCCTTAGGAAAGAAGCCCTCCTAAGTATAAACTCATATATAAGATAGCACATAATAACCGTAAACACGGTAATAGCAATGAATTTTAGAAAAACGGGTATCGTCATAGGCAAGATGAGAAAAGCCCCGGCATACAAAACGAACATATGGATAATGTAAATAGGATATGCCGCTTGGCTTAAATAGCTTAGGGTTTTGCTTGGATGGTTCAAGTATTTGTAACCCAGCCCAAAAACCCCGAAAATCCAACAATTAGATTCTATGGCCATTAGGTAACCCGGTGCTTCCGTAGCGTAAATAAAATACCTGATACCAAACAAAACAGCGGCCAAACCAATATACAACCATCGCCACTTTAAGACGGTCTGCCAGAACGTTTTACCACTGTACACAAAAAGAAAACCGAATAAAAAAGCAAGCAGACCAAGGAAAAAGCCATGCCATGTTTGGGCATACATGGCAAATGGCTGAGGTTTTACAACTACCGTTTCAATGATAAAAAATATAGAAATTAGTAGTGGACCTGCAAAACTGCCCATAAGGTGGGACAACCCATTTTGTAACCTTCCGTTCTCATTCTGTTTCAGATAAAAGAATAAGGGCATTAACACCACCACATAGGCAAAAATATTTCCTAGGAACCACAAATGTCCTGCATGTGGAAAATAGCCTATGGGCAGATTATAATACTTCTGAAAAATAAACATATGAAGGGTGGTTATGGCCACAAAACCAAAGGCGAATGGCAAAAGAATCCGTTTTGTTCGTTCCAAAAGCAATTGCTTCCAATTGCGCTTGCGCATTGCAAAATAGAGACCCATACCAGATACGTAGAATAATAATGGAATGCGCCATACATTCAGCATGGTCATAGGTTTCCATAGTCCCTCCAATAGTTCATCGCTTTTAATGAAGCCAATGAACATGGCCCAGGGCTGAAAAATTATAGCTATATGGTAGATGAGCAGCAAGCCAATGGCAATGACCCTAAGCCAATCAATATCGTATCTTCTTTGTGTTTCCATGAGATTTTAATTTTAAGGTCGATTACTGCAACATCATTGCAATGACCGGTCTGGTTTTTTCAATTTCCGACAGATCGATTTGCATACCAAGGGGCTCTAATTGTTGCTTTAGCATTTCATAGATAGGTTTCATTTCTTCAAATGGCCCCATTACGGATTCTCTGGCAGTTGCCCCAAAATTGTTTTGGACGGATTTGTCAACATTGGCGTCAATTAACA
This window of the Maribacter cobaltidurans genome carries:
- a CDS encoding acyltransferase family protein, whose protein sequence is METQRRYDIDWLRVIAIGLLLIYHIAIIFQPWAMFIGFIKSDELLEGLWKPMTMLNVWRIPLLFYVSGMGLYFAMRKRNWKQLLLERTKRILLPFAFGFVAITTLHMFIFQKYYNLPIGYFPHAGHLWFLGNIFAYVVVLMPLFFYLKQNENGRLQNGLSHLMGSFAGPLLISIFFIIETVVVKPQPFAMYAQTWHGFFLGLLAFLFGFLFVYSGKTFWQTVLKWRWLYIGLAAVLFGIRYFIYATEAPGYLMAIESNCWIFGVFGLGYKYLNHPSKTLSYLSQAAYPIYIIHMFVLYAGAFLILPMTIPVFLKFIAITVFTVIMCYLIYEFILRRASFLRPLFGLKWISKNVDSGEIIEPQRSKI
- a CDS encoding serine hydrolase domain-containing protein, whose protein sequence is MKKTKGILKIIFIMASIGSLYFVPWILLRILLTPLPDTVQEQVNDAIGYGLDGIIVYVDQAGKPPQFYAAGWQDRKNKTPANPKALFRIASISKLYVAVAVAKLVNDNRLSLDKTLADYMPELMGRIENADKITLRMMVQHRSGIPNYTDFPGFWENDYSKNTKESLDLILDTPADFAPDKKYRYSNTNYLLIGEILDKTLGYSHHEYIKKEILMPLGLNHTYSLLSEVDLDDVMSGYAVDYDSDLKTNDFISPAGSMVATAQDVGIFLRALNDGSLLNENEQAIYSSIYTYEHTGLLPGYSSIAKYHKDIDAVVVQFVNTSGGYSWNLSEIINNRIVKILKRRK